One region of Oxalobacteraceae bacterium OTU3CAMAD1 genomic DNA includes:
- a CDS encoding branched-chain amino acid ABC transporter permease, whose translation MTPLQKRQLNLPNDRWKPLEIVFWLMPVAAYFFFPGYLVLISQIMIIGLFALSLDLILGYAGIVSLGHAAFFGLGAYTAGLLAVHGWGEPLSGLLAGAVVAGVFGFVTSFLVVRGQDLTRLMVTMGICLMLHEAANKASFITGGVDGLSGMMVGKLFGVFEFDLNGTVAFWYSFAVLFILFVVLRRVVKSPFGLSLIGIREGVRRMPSLGVNVNRRLIAIFTAAAAIAGVAGALLAQTTQFVGLDALGFPRSAELLIMLVLGGTGRLYGALIGAAVFMVAQDYIAGLNPAYWQFYIGLLLVLIVLFARGGILGGLEKIAQRFKPSRKEQA comes from the coding sequence ATGACGCCACTACAGAAACGCCAACTGAACCTGCCGAACGACCGCTGGAAGCCGCTGGAAATCGTCTTCTGGCTGATGCCGGTGGCCGCGTACTTCTTCTTCCCCGGCTATCTGGTGCTGATCAGCCAGATCATGATCATCGGCTTGTTCGCGCTGTCGCTGGATCTGATCCTGGGCTACGCCGGCATCGTCTCGCTGGGACATGCAGCCTTCTTCGGCCTGGGCGCCTACACCGCCGGTTTGCTGGCGGTGCATGGCTGGGGCGAGCCGCTGAGCGGCCTGCTGGCCGGCGCGGTGGTGGCGGGCGTGTTCGGCTTCGTCACATCGTTCCTCGTCGTGCGCGGCCAGGATTTGACGCGGTTGATGGTCACCATGGGCATCTGCCTGATGCTGCACGAAGCGGCCAACAAGGCGTCCTTTATCACCGGCGGCGTCGATGGCCTGTCCGGCATGATGGTCGGTAAGCTGTTCGGTGTGTTCGAATTCGATTTGAACGGAACGGTGGCCTTCTGGTACAGCTTTGCTGTGCTGTTCATTCTGTTCGTGGTGCTCCGCCGCGTGGTCAAGTCACCGTTCGGTTTGAGCCTGATCGGCATCCGTGAAGGCGTGCGCCGCATGCCTTCGCTGGGCGTCAACGTCAATCGCCGCCTGATCGCCATCTTCACCGCCGCCGCTGCCATCGCCGGCGTGGCCGGCGCGCTGCTGGCGCAGACGACGCAGTTTGTCGGACTCGATGCGCTGGGCTTCCCGCGCTCGGCCGAACTGCTGATCATGCTGGTGCTGGGCGGGACCGGGCGCCTTTACGGCGCGCTGATCGGCGCCGCCGTGTTCATGGTGGCGCAGGACTATATCGCCGGCCTGAATCCGGCCTACTGGCAGTTCTATATCGGCCTGCTGCTGGTGCTCATCGTGCTGTTCGCGCGCGGCGGCATCCTGGGTGGCCTGGAGAAGATCGCCCAGCGTTTCAAACCATCCCGTAAGGAGCAGGCATGA
- a CDS encoding ABC transporter ATP-binding protein has protein sequence MSQDTTLRTEGLSKRWGGFVANSDVTLTFEPGARHALIGPNGAGKTTFINLLTGGFMPSSGKVYLGGEDITNLPQHERVHRGMTRTFQLNTLFAGMTVLESVALAISERRGLQSVWYKTVENHSDVIDEAMELLATLKLTDQANSITRSMAYGKQRLVEIALALATKPRILLLDEPAAGIPSAESKELFEVLTQLPRDVTVLFIEHDMGLVFRFADRITVMVGGKVLTEGTPEEIAADPRVKEVYLGEAEHA, from the coding sequence ATGAGCCAGGACACCACACTGCGCACCGAAGGCCTGAGCAAGCGCTGGGGCGGATTCGTCGCCAACAGCGATGTGACGTTGACCTTCGAGCCGGGCGCGCGCCACGCGCTCATCGGCCCTAACGGCGCCGGCAAAACCACCTTCATCAATCTGCTGACCGGCGGCTTCATGCCCAGCAGCGGCAAGGTTTATCTGGGCGGCGAAGACATCACCAATCTGCCGCAGCACGAGCGGGTACATCGCGGCATGACGCGCACCTTCCAGCTCAACACCCTGTTCGCGGGGATGACGGTGCTGGAATCGGTGGCGCTGGCCATCAGCGAGCGTCGCGGCTTGCAGTCGGTTTGGTACAAGACGGTGGAAAACCATTCGGACGTCATCGACGAGGCGATGGAGCTGCTGGCCACCTTGAAACTGACCGACCAGGCCAACAGCATCACCCGCAGCATGGCCTACGGCAAACAGCGGCTGGTGGAGATAGCGCTTGCGCTGGCGACCAAGCCGCGCATCCTGCTGCTGGACGAACCTGCGGCCGGCATCCCTTCGGCCGAAAGCAAGGAGCTGTTCGAAGTGCTGACGCAACTGCCGCGCGATGTGACGGTGCTCTTCATCGAACACGATATGGGGCTGGTGTTCCGCTTCGCCGACCGCATCACGGTCATGGTGGGCGGGAAGGTGCTGACCGAGGGCACGCCGGAGGAAATCGCGGCGGACCCGCGAGTGAAGGAAGTGTATCTGGGGGAGGCCGAACATGCGTGA
- a CDS encoding ABC transporter ATP-binding protein, giving the protein MRELLALDKVTAGYGESIVLEDVSFTMNEGDSLALLGRNGVGKTSLLVTLMGLTRLHGGGIRWDGNDIARMPTHKRSRSGLGWVPQERHMFPSLTVEEHLTVVARPGPWNLQKVYQIFPRLFERRTNMGNQLSGGEQQMVAIARALMTNPRILLLDEPMEGLAPIIVQELVRVIRKLVEEEGMSVIVVEQHARLALSLTKRAIVLDRGRIVHDSDSASLLADGDKLDKLVSVA; this is encoded by the coding sequence ATGCGTGAGTTACTGGCGCTCGATAAAGTCACCGCCGGCTACGGCGAGTCTATCGTGCTGGAAGATGTGTCTTTTACGATGAATGAAGGCGACAGCCTGGCGCTGTTGGGCCGCAATGGCGTGGGCAAAACCAGCCTGCTGGTGACGTTGATGGGATTGACTCGGCTGCACGGCGGCGGCATCCGCTGGGACGGCAACGACATCGCGCGCATGCCGACGCACAAGCGCTCGCGCTCGGGCCTGGGCTGGGTGCCGCAGGAACGCCATATGTTCCCGTCGCTGACGGTGGAGGAGCACTTGACCGTGGTCGCCCGTCCGGGTCCGTGGAATTTGCAGAAGGTGTATCAGATCTTCCCGCGCCTGTTCGAGCGCCGCACCAACATGGGCAACCAGTTGTCCGGCGGCGAGCAACAGATGGTGGCGATCGCGCGCGCGCTGATGACCAATCCGCGCATCCTGCTGCTGGACGAGCCGATGGAGGGCCTGGCGCCGATCATCGTGCAGGAGCTGGTGCGGGTGATCCGCAAGCTGGTGGAGGAGGAGGGCATGTCAGTGATCGTGGTGGAGCAGCATGCGCGTCTGGCGCTGTCGCTGACCAAGCGCGCCATCGTGCTCGATCGCGGCCGCATCGTTCATGACTCGGACAGCGCCAGCCTGCTGGCCGACGGCGACAAGCTCGATAAGCTGGTGTCGGTGGC